The Cellulosimicrobium cellulans genome contains the following window.
ACGGCCGCGTGACGCTGCGCGCCGGGACGCTCTACGGCGCGATCGACCGGCTCGTCGCCGCCGGGCTCGTCGAGGTGGACCACGAGGAGGTCGTCGACTCGCGCCTGCGCCGCTACTACCGGCTCACCACCGAGGGCGGCTCGCGCCTCGCCGCCGAGGCCGAGCGCGCCGAGGCCCAGGCGCGCCGCGCGCTCGAACGCCTCGGTGCCCGCCGTCGCGCGTCCGCGGTGGTGCGCGACGGCGCCGCGGCACGCCCCGCCCGCGGCGTCGCGGGAGGCCTCGCCGACGGCGGGGCGGTGCTGGCATGAGCGCGGACCGCGAGCGCCGCCCCCGTGCCGCGGGCGACGGGACCGACGTGCCGGCCGCAGCGAGCCCGACGGCGGAGCCCGGAGCGACGGTGCTCGTCACCCCGGTGCTCGTGCGGGACTACCGCCGCCTCCTGCGGCTCTTCCCGTACACGTACCGGCGGGCGCACGAGGCCGAGATGCTCGGCCACCTGCTCGACGGCACCCGGCCAGGGCAGTCGCGCCCGACCCGCGCCGAGCGGTGGGACCTGCTGCGCGCCGCCGCACGCGAGTGGACCCTCGCGCCCCTGGGCCCGAGCGAGCGGCAGCGTGCCGCGGCGGCCGTCGTCGTGCTCGTCGCGCTGACGGCGGTGCTCGCCGCTCCCGCGTCGCAGGACCTCCTGCGCGTCGGCCTCGCTCTGGGGAACGAGCCGGCGCGGGAGGTGGCGCCGGTGTGGCTGGCCGTCGCGACGGCGCTCGTCGCGGTGCCCCTCGCCCCGGCCTGGCTGCTGTGGGCCGGGTCGGTCGTGGCCCTGGCCGCGCGCCT
Protein-coding sequences here:
- a CDS encoding PadR family transcriptional regulator produces the protein MASKPLQEPAFLVLSALAAGPLHGYGIAQDVESSSDGRVTLRAGTLYGAIDRLVAAGLVEVDHEEVVDSRLRRYYRLTTEGGSRLAAEAERAEAQARRALERLGARRRASAVVRDGAAARPARGVAGGLADGGAVLA